One stretch of Scophthalmus maximus strain ysfricsl-2021 chromosome 12, ASM2237912v1, whole genome shotgun sequence DNA includes these proteins:
- the nup107 gene encoding nuclear pore complex protein Nup107 produces the protein MDWGQSELPSPVVRDDEVTVAARRRRKKVAFPSPGNGSPVISTVTPARSLQRTTPASLFRQAVTPRVPDVSSILAPGGRTPRYTHTPRNALSSMNLDDSDWTNSMYTSPQSGLENSSFFTEDITNLSSALLKEDDPGEAAAASLFPEFLASFLKHSSSAVFDLLEDYQALCQDKVDVLQSVVLRAGQNSKTAGVRWLLQQENSSWRLITSLYRDRVQLALEDDMMADMVVPSESEKVVVEQLFQRDAVIRQSQLVVDWLECIAKDQIGDFSDNIEYYAKNVCWENTLHALKMRRKSGAAFTVPLVTELDPDAPLRQQRPLADLDREDDARLLKNLFTLIRAGMTEEAQRLCKRCGQAWRAATLEGWKLYHDPNMTSGRVELQPVEGNPQRGIWKACCWRMAEEEQLNRFERAIYASLSGNLRPLLAVCESWEDSVWAYFRVMVDSLVEKDLTSSGMAHQEVETLPREYLEANWTMEKVFDELQASESKRVLEETREHYHVIQKFVILGDLDGLLEEFSDWLKASKPLPSHLLRFMTHLVLFFRSLGLALKDEVCVDVLKSYVGLLVQDQQNELVASYVGQLPAELATAQYASFLETVAQAELRPRCLQLATEAGLDVAAITKLVVETVRERDDSEFTHHDQTLETATTKEDHMKIDIIDWLLFDAAHRAEALKQSNAIMRKFLALQKHDAAKLVFSKVPEDSMKEICCQWAGLGQDTLPAEDENAIREHLCIRAYLEAHEAFTDWFSHSSSAPQKPAPAPEAKFTERVANEMREKEYQTSLSSWSCRLDVLTEDVKERIYNVLLFVDGGWMVDNRQDSEPDSERSHQMAALRSLCLPRLSFLLLSVLQNSSRHQEALRLADIVSSDQHRLYQVFSKEELRRFLLKLRESSLALLDRGVDPLGYELQS, from the exons Ctg GGGTCAGAGTGAGCTGCCGTCCCCTGTGGTCCGAGACGACGAGGTGACGGTCGCAGcccgcaggaggaggaagaaggtggCCT TCCCGTCACCCGGCAATGGCAGCCCCGTCATTTCCACGGTAACACCAGCCCGCTCCCTGCAGAGGACCACTCCCGCCTCACTGTTCAGACAGGCTG taacTCCCAGGGTTCCAGATGTGTCTTCCATTTTGGCTCCAGGAGGTCGAACGCCTCgatacacgcacacacccagAAACGCACTCAGCAGTATG AATCTGGACGACAGCGACTGGACCAACAGCATGTACACCTCCCCCCAGTCGGGGCTGGAGAACAGCAGCTTCTTCACAGAGGACATCACCAACCTGAGCTCTGCCCTGCTGAAGGAGGACGACCCCGGAGAGGCAGCGGCCGCCAGTCTTTTCCCAGAGTTCCTTGCGTCTTTTCTGAAACACTCTTCCTCCGCTGTGTTTGATCTTCTGGAGGATTATCAGGCTCTCTGCCAGGACAAG GTGGACGTGCTGCAGTCTGTGGTGCTCCGAGCGGGTCAGAACAGTAAAACGGCCGGAGTCCgctggctgctgcagcaggagaacagCTCCTGGAGACTCATCACATCACTCTACAG ggatCGGGTCCAGTTGGCGCTGGAAGATGACATGATGGCAGACATGGTT GTTCCCAGTGAGAGTGAGAAGGTCGTGGTGGAGCAGCTTTTTCAGCGGGACGCTGTCATACGACAGAgtcag CTGGTCGTCGATTGGCTCGAGTGCATCGCCAAAGATCAGATCGGAGATTTTTCGGATAATATAGAATATTACGCCAAAAACGTCTGCTG ggaGAACACTCTTCATGCgctgaagatgaggaggaagagcggtGCTGCTTTCACTGTTCCTCTGGTCACTGAGCTG gACCCAGACGCTCCTCTGCggcagcagcgccccctggcCGACCTGGACCGCGAGGACGACGCCCGACTGCTGAAGAACCTGTTCACGCTGATCAGAGCCGGGATGACGGAGGAG gcTCAGAGGCTGTGTAAACGCTGTGGTCAGGCCTGGAGAGCAGCGACTCTGGAAGGATGGAAACTGTACCATGACCCCAACATGACCTCAG GTCGTGTGGAGCTGCAGCCGGTGGAAGGAAACCCTCAGAGAGGCATCTGGAaggcctgctgctggaggatgGCTGAGGAG gagcaGTTGAACCGATTTGAGCGAGCCATCTACGCCAGCCTGAGTGGAAACCTGCGACCG ctCCTGGCGGTGTGCGAGTCGTGGGAGGACAGTGTGTGGGCGTACTTCAGGGTGATGGTTGACTCGCTGGTGGAAAAGGATCTGACGTCATCTGGGATGGCCCaccaggaagtggagacgctgCCGCGGGAATATCTTGAGGCCAA CTGGACAATGGAAAAGGTGTTTGACGAACTTCAGGCCTCAGAGTCGAAG agggtgTTGGAGGAGACAAGGGAGCATTACCACGTCATCCAGAAGTTTGTCATCCTGGGAGACCTGGACG gtCTGTTGGAGGAgttttctgattggctgaaagcCTCtaagcccctcccctcccacctgcTGCGTTTCATGACTCACCTCGTGCTGTTCTTCCGCTCGCTGGGTTTGGCGCTGAAG gacgaggtgtgtgtggacgtgtTGAAGTCGTACGTCGGCCTCCTTGTCCAGGATCAGCAGAACGAGCTGGTGGCGAGCTACGTGGGCCAGCTGCCTGCCGAGCTCGCCACCGCTCAGTACGCCTCCTTCCTGGAGACCGTTGCCCAGGCCGAACTACGCCCCCGCTGCCTGCAGCTCGCCACTGAGGCCG gTCTGGACGTCGCTGCAATCACGAAGCTGGTGGTGGagacggtgagagagagagacgacagcGAGTTCACGCACCACGACCAGACGCTGGAGACGGCAACGACAAAa GAGGACCACATGAAGATTGACATCATCGACTGGCTGCTGTTTGACGCCGCCCATCGAGCCGAGGCCCTGAAGCAGTCCAACGCCATCATGCGGAAGTTTCTGG cGTTGCAGAAACACGACGCAGCGAAGCTTGTGTTCTCCAAAGTCCCCGAGGACTCCATGAAGGAGATATGCTGCCAGTGGGCGGGGCTCGGCCAGGACACCTTACCCGCCGAGGACGAGAACGCCATCAGGGAGCACCTGTGCATCCGGGCCTACCTG GAAGCTCACGAGGCGTTCACCGACTGGTTCAGTCACAGTAGCTCTGCCCCCCAGAAGCCAGCGCCCGCCCCCGAAGCCAAGTTCACAGAGAGGGTAGCCAATGAGATGAGAGAAAAGGAGtaccag ACCTCGCTGTCCTCCTGGTCGTGTCGTCTGGACGTCCTGACCGAAGACGTGAAGGAGAGAATCTACAACGTGCTGCTGTTCGTCGACGGAGGCTGGATGGTCGACAACAGACAG GATTCCGAGCCGGACTCGGAGCGCAGCCACCAGATGGCAGCGTTGCGCTCCCTGTGTCTGCCACGtctcagcttcctgctgctcagCGTGCTGCAGAACTCCTCCCGACACCAGGAGGCGCTGCGCCTCGCCGACATCGTCTCGTCGGACCAGCACCGACTCTACCAG GTTTTCTCCAAAGAGGAGCTGCGGAGGTTCCTGCTGAAGCTCCGGGAGTCCTCACTCGCTCTGTTGGACCGAGGAGTCGACCCACTGGGCTACGAGCTACAGTCatga
- the slc35e3 gene encoding solute carrier family 35 member E3 produces the protein MAELPFSLSANRRLIAGLLVNLLSSICIVFINKWIYVHYGFPNMTLTLVHFVVTWLGLFVCNKMDVFSPKSLPVRRIVWLALSFCGFVAFTNLSLQNNSIGTYQLAKAMTTPVIILIQTTYYKKTFSTKIKLTLVPITLGVILNSYYDVRFNLLGTVFASLGVLVTSLYQVWVGAKQHELQVNSMQLLYYQAPLSSGFLLCVVPWFEPMTGDGGIFGPWSLPALMTVMFSGVVAFLVNLSIYWIIGNTSAVTYNMFGHFKFCITLVGGYLLFHDPLSINQAFGILCTLAGILSYTHFKLAEQEEGKSRLAQRP, from the exons ATGGCAGAGCTGCCCTTTAGTTTATCGGCCAACAGGCGCCTGATCGCCGGGCTGCTGGTCAACCTGCTGTCGTCCATCTGCATCGTCTTCATCAACAAGTGGATCTACGTCCACTACGGCTTCCCCAACATGACCCTGACCCTGGTGCACTTCGTGGTCACCTGGCTGGGACTCTTCGTCTGCAACAAGATGGACGTCTTCTCTCCGAAGAGCCTCCCCGTCCGCCGGATCGTGTGGCTGGCGCTGAGCTTCTGCGGCTTCGTGGCCTTCACCAACCTCTCCCTGCAGAACAACTCCATCGGAACGTACCAGCTGGCCAAAGCCATGACCACCCccgtcatcatcctcatccagaCCACCTACTACAAGAAGACCTTCTCCACCAAGATTAAACTGACACTG gTGCCCATCACACTGGGGGTGATATTGAACTCGTACTACGACGTGCGGTTCAATCTGCTTGGGACCGTGTTTGCGTCGCTGGGCGTTCTGGTGACGTCGCTTTACCAAGTG TGGGTCGGGGCTAAACAACACGAGCTGCAGGTGAACTCCATGCAGCTTCTGTACTATCAG GCTCCTCTGTCATCAGGCTTCCTGCTCTGTGTCGTTCCTTGGTTCGAGCCAATGACCGGAGACGGAGGAATATTTGGACCCTGGTCTCTGCCGGCTCTG ATGACCGTGATGTTCTCAGGCGTGGTGGCGTTCCTGGTCAACCTGTCCATCTACTGGATCATTGGAAATACCTCAGCTGTGAC CTACAACATGTTTGGTCATTTTAAATTCTGCATCACCTTGGTTGGAGGATACCTGCTCTTCCATGACCCGCTGTCAATCAACCAG GCATTCGGGATCCTCTGTACGCTGGCAGGTATCCTGTCGTACACTCACTTCAAGCTGGCTgaacaggaggaggggaagagccGCCTTGCTCAAAGGCCGTAG